GACGCCGCTCCGGCCGTTGCCGCGGCTGGTCACGTCCACGACTTCGCAATTCCGCACGCCGTCGTTGATGTTGATGCCGTCGAGCCGAAAGCCTTGCACGACCAGGTTGGAAATCAGCACGTCGTGAACGTGATACAGGGTGATACCGGTCTGCCGTTGGGAGCAAGCCAGATTGTAACTCCGCGGCAGCTTGTCGGCTTCGACGCAAAAATAGAGATCGGCCCCGCGACGATACCATTGGAGCGGCTCCAGTTCGGGCAGTCGCGTCTGGCCCGGCAACAGCTTTCGCTCGACGGCCGGCTTGCCGTCGAGAAAGAGCTGCTGGTAGGTCGAGTGCGGCGGACGGAAACGGAACACCGGACCGCGCTGGTTTTCCCAGGCGTCGCCCGGCACGGCTTCCGTGCCGTCCAAAACGGCGCCTTGCCCGTCGAGGATGAACGGCGACAGGGCGGTGCCGCAATGTTCGGCGGCAGAGAGACTGATGGTCTCGCGATAGGGCTGCCCCGAATTCGCCAGTAGGATGCGATCGCCCGCATGGCAGATCTTCAGTGCCTTGCGCAACGACCGCACCGGTCCGCTGCCACCGGTGCGGGCAGGCTGAACTCCGTCGAGCAGATCGTCGCCCCCGACATTGTCGACATAAATCGTGGCGGCCGAGGCGAGCTGGCCGGCGAAGAGCGCGAGCGTGAAGAGAGCGTAACGTAGCCCGCTCGCTCCGCGAGCGGAACGGCCGAGCAGACCATTCAACCTTGTTAATGTGGGACGTCGAGCGCGCGAACCGCGCCCTTCCGCTTGCGGAGCAAGCGGGCTACGTGGCAATGTCATGAATCGTCGCATCGGTATACCCGCCGGTGGAATTGCCCCCGGCAAGTGTAGCATGCCGCTACGCCAAGAGCATGCCCGCATAGCCGACGACGCGCGAACGGTCGCCCGTCACGTCGCCGCTGGTGGCATAACCGACCCGCTGGCAGCGCGTCAGCCCACCCAACCGGCGGAGCGTTTCCATGACGATCACCGCCGGCAAAACCCCGCACATGCTGATGTGCCGCCGCGTTACGGTCTCGTACAAGGCAGCCGGATCGAGCGACTCCATCGCAGCCAGGGCCAGGGCATCGAGCCGGCGGTTCTCCGCATCGCTGGCGAAGTGGTTCATATCGCTGGAGACAACGAGCAACGTCTTTTCACGACGGTCATTCAAGCAGTCGGCCAGACCTTCGGCGAACTCCCGGCAACGCGCCAGGTTGCCTGTGCCGATGGCAATGCCCACCACCCGCGCGTGCGGCGCCAGCCTGGCAAGGAAAGGCAGCTCGACTTCGATGGCATGCTCCTGCTGATGCGCGGCGGCGTCGAGCTCCAATCCGGGAATGGTCGCGGCAAGCTGTCGCGCCAGTTCGGGATCGGCCTGAACGACCCCGCCGGGCAGCGACCAGGCGCCCTGCGGCGCCACGGCCCATTCGACGCCCAGCCGAGTGTGCTTCGGCCCAATCACAATCACCGATTCGGGTATCACGACGCGACGCAGTGTGTCGGCAGCCAAGCGGCCGGAGTATTTCAGTCCCGCGTGGGGCACCATGACCGCCGGCCAGGCTTCGGCCACCACTGGCGGCCCGCCGAACAAATCGTCGATCAGCCGGGCGAGCTCGTCGGCATCGCCGGGATAAAAGCTGCCGGCCACCGCCGCCGGCCGTACACCCAAAGCCACCTGCGGCTTGGGAACGCTCGCCACGGCGAGCTGCGAAGCATTGGCAAGCGTGGCAAAGCTGTAAATCGACGCACTTTCGGGCTGCGTCACACAAGCCAGCCGGCGTGCTTCGGCCAACAGATCGCCGGGTTGAGCTTGCTGGTTCCAAACGAACGCCGACTTCGGACCTTCAACAACGACCAGCGACCGGCGAGCGGAATCAACCCCACGCAGGTCGGGCCCTTCGACCGTGCCGTGCATCGACGGATCGAACAGGATGGCCAGCTTGACGTGTACGTCGCTTAAACGGGGGCCATCCATACCGCGGCTGGCGAGCGCCTTGCCCGTCTGCTCGGCCTGCGCAAAAAGCGTCGATTGCAGCGGCAAAAGCTGACGCAGCGAGAGCTGGCTCGATTGCAGCCAGACATTGCCGGCGGCGTCCTCCACGCTCAGCGCGACGCCGTTGACGTTCGCATCGGAGACGCCGAAGGCATAGTAGTTGGGTGTGGCGCCGGTGACGGCCGCCACGATGTTCTGCCGGCAAAAATCGGTCAGGGCCGCCAGGTCGGCGGCCGAAAACATCGACGACGCCGCTGCGCCCTCGGCCTGTGCGGCGCGGTCCAGAAACTCGTGCAGAGCGCCTTCGATCACCTCGCCTTCGAACGTCGAAAGGAGGGTGCCCTCTTCTTTCCAGGCAGTCGGCGGCAAGCCGGCCTTCAGGCATACCTGCTGCAAAAACGCTTCCGCATCGAGCTGATGTTCGACGGCCACGCCCGGCAGAAGCAACCCCCGCCGCTCGCCGGCGGCAATCTGCAAGCCGTGTTTGCCGATGACCACCACGTCGCGCCGCGCTTCGCCCACCACCGTCACGTTCTGGTGACTGTGCAGCACCCACACGTCGAGATCGAGAAACTCAAGTTCGCTGACGGCCACCGGCGGAAAACGGTGGTCGTCGACCGCGGACCGAATGG
This genomic stretch from Pirellulales bacterium harbors:
- a CDS encoding right-handed parallel beta-helix repeat-containing protein, with the protein product MNGLLGRSARGASGLRYALFTLALFAGQLASAATIYVDNVGGDDLLDGVQPARTGGSGPVRSLRKALKICHAGDRILLANSGQPYRETISLSAAEHCGTALSPFILDGQGAVLDGTEAVPGDAWENQRGPVFRFRPPHSTYQQLFLDGKPAVERKLLPGQTRLPELEPLQWYRRGADLYFCVEADKLPRSYNLACSQRQTGITLYHVHDVLISNLVVQGFRLDGININDGVRNCEVVDVTSRGNGRSGVTVSGSSKARIEGCLIGDNGEEQILLEGVSTTIVDKCQLIANTGPAITNRGAKLITEDSGTGVRGSGARD
- the amrS gene encoding AmmeMemoRadiSam system radical SAM enzyme → MSAMVDLPPAGLRSDGLKSGGWWHADEESGRIVCDLCPRACALRPGDRGFCFVRENRAGEMVLSTYGRSTGFCIDPVEKKPLNHFYPGTSILSFGTAGCNLGCKFCQNWSISKSREIERLSEEATPEAIAEAAKSLGCKSVAFTYNDPVVWAEYAIDTARACRAAGVKTVAVTAGYITPAARGPFYEVMDAANVDLKGFTEDFYRHLTLSHLQPVLDTLRWLKHETNVWFEITNLVIPRANDSLDEIRQMCHWILENLGPDVPLHFTAFHPDFRLQDRGPTPPDTLLAAYEVAKSLGLNYVYAGNVHALREGSTWCPGCGELLIERDWYELGRYQLDGDRCRRCGHQIAGHFEAAPGTWGRKRLPVRIAEFAGKPGGGNREQSPRSEPNEGRSANMSNVTYTTPLVQVELPTEAPPMLTDEHRQSLLKAAARVVAATATGQAMALAHAGLEALEHVRVLGAFVTLKRNGRLRSCCGAMSASVGLAQAVFHAAIRSAVDDHRFPPVAVSELEFLDLDVWVLHSHQNVTVVGEARRDVVVIGKHGLQIAAGERRGLLLPGVAVEHQLDAEAFLQQVCLKAGLPPTAWKEEGTLLSTFEGEVIEGALHEFLDRAAQAEGAAASSMFSAADLAALTDFCRQNIVAAVTGATPNYYAFGVSDANVNGVALSVEDAAGNVWLQSSQLSLRQLLPLQSTLFAQAEQTGKALASRGMDGPRLSDVHVKLAILFDPSMHGTVEGPDLRGVDSARRSLVVVEGPKSAFVWNQQAQPGDLLAEARRLACVTQPESASIYSFATLANASQLAVASVPKPQVALGVRPAAVAGSFYPGDADELARLIDDLFGGPPVVAEAWPAVMVPHAGLKYSGRLAADTLRRVVIPESVIVIGPKHTRLGVEWAVAPQGAWSLPGGVVQADPELARQLAATIPGLELDAAAHQQEHAIEVELPFLARLAPHARVVGIAIGTGNLARCREFAEGLADCLNDRREKTLLVVSSDMNHFASDAENRRLDALALAAMESLDPAALYETVTRRHISMCGVLPAVIVMETLRRLGGLTRCQRVGYATSGDVTGDRSRVVGYAGMLLA